The Henckelia pumila isolate YLH828 unplaced genomic scaffold, ASM3356847v2 CTG_298:::fragment_3, whole genome shotgun sequence genomic interval AAAACGATGCACACCTTGTGGAGGTTTGAAATAGGGTAGATCTTCAACGGCTCGCACGATTCCCTTGTGCCTATCAGATATTAGACACACACCATTTTTGCCACATACAACATGCCGTCCAACATTTTCCAAAAACCACTTCCAGGAATCAGACGTTTCTTCATCGACAATTGCAAAAGCGAATGGTAGAACTTGATTGTTAGCATCGAGAGTGACAGCGATAAACATTTTGTGTTTGTACTTTGTGTACAAATGTGTACCGTCGACACTAATGATTTTTCGACAGTGTGGAAATCCATTAGTACACGGCTTGAATGCCCAAAAACAATAGTTCAATGTTTTTATTTCTTCATTGTTTCTGAGATGCTTCCAGTCGACAATTGTTCCAATATTGTATTTGCAAAGAACACGCATATATTTTGGCAGTAATTGAACAGAGCTCTTCCAAGTTCCATAAACAATTTCCACTGCACGTTTCAGACTCCGCCACGCCTTCGTATACGAGATTTGATATCCATATTTATCTTTCACACTctctattatatatttaatctcGTACGAAGGATCACATCGTACAATTCCCAATAGTGTATGTGCAACCATATCACTATTCAAGTTGTGATGATCTATGCCGACGTTGGTTGATATACATGTATGAGGCCCACCATATCTGGTTATTTTCCAATAACCTGTTTTCTCCTTGAAAGATGCGCGAAAACCCCAACGACATCTGACGGTGGAAGAATCATTTTTGCATTGAATTTTCCACAAAATGCGTGTGCTCTCAACAACAAGATATTCACGCCTAGAAACTCTGACCGAATAatcctgttggaaaactggcgagttcccagaccaattacgattgatacccggtgcagcggaagtttaaaaatttttcatggaacgtttccatggtgtgggtatcaaccatacaacgattgaattaatgtgtgtgtaaaatttaaataacaattaaataaattttacctcaaatctcgcaacgagattaatggacaccaacagaacaattctgctcttgttgtctctccctggaaccgatgaacgccttcaatcaggtccacgaacagaggtttaatccctctgatagattgcactagaaaatctatcagaagttttctgcgaagagaatacacgaatttgattcgttattccttactgcgattcaaaatcacagaccggaattttctcgggcagagcaggaaggggacggccgaaaattctttgagagagaagggtttcgatttttctgtctcaaaaattatgacctgttgtgtgtaatttctgtactgaaataacttatttataatgcaggccactaacaccttagggcccattagtcataagctggggcccgacaagcaaagcccactcgttcagaaattaatataaaattcatcgtgactccgattgatgaaacgatttcaccaatgtgcacagaaaccatttctgcacgttttaaagtcaaaataaattttcctgaatccgaattcagtggtttccaaaaatgtccatccctatgtcattttaggaaatcctactcccttactcttatttaagaagtccaactccttagttcattaaatttaactctttaaatttaactatctcaacggggattaaaactccattacactgtgtgaccctcaatggttcagggatacagctagccgtgggctcacaactccttgtgactcggaacaacactttccgacttgcccaacgaatcatggtaaagcgcctagcaacatcgccccatgattccctaggtatcactgatagtgcctacaagaaccagtagattttggttaacgtacagtacggtcccttcatccatatatcccgatcgaatcaacaaccattggtatatcgagagtcgctcaagattcgataactatgcaatacatcttgaagatcaaattagtgacatcgcatgtgctactaagaaaccatttcttaaatcacatcaagtactctggccagagatttgtcacactaatatctcctcagatcgcataggatatccacactcgcaagtatgtggtgaatccttgacaacaatgcattgactcctatatgtgtcgtaactgtacccaatctcgacacctgatgaccccctcagagtcggtaaacgagtcaaagcacagtactagcatatagagtctccatgatgtttcaagtcgtaaggactaatggtgtacaaccaaaaccgcggactttatccactcgataagtgataaccacttggaaagtccggatagggtagttcgactattcatcctatgaatatccatttgcatgcttcgaacatctccatgttccctaccaatgaaacgtggtactccgcatcgcaaatgctagtctcaaactcgagcgatccttatccttattatcggacggctcaatcgactaggaacggttttagaatatacagtgactataagatgtatttcatgatagacatctccatgttctaccacatcttacatacactatagtatattcaaggtctttatcaaaacaacaatagtatatcacaatataacaatatgaagtaatataaagtcattgccataaaagtgtaaataatattaaacaaaagattgtttatacaaagagtcaacaaagcccatagccacacagttggctcactgggcacccactcttacaatctcccacttgccctatagccaattagtcatactacgtagacccattgcttcgcgatgtttgtcaaacaatggtcctggcaaaggcttagtaagtggatcagcgatattgtctgcagaggccactcgttcgacactgatgtctcctctttccacaatctcccggattatgtggtatttcctcagtacgtgtttggatctttgatgagaccttggttcctttgcttgagcaacggcacccgtgttgtcgcagtacaccgggactggaccaacaaattcaggaatgacgcccaactcttggacgaaattcctcatccaaacggcctctttagcagcagctgatgctgcaatgtattcagcctcagtggtggaatccgctgtggtgtcctgcttggaactcttccaagagacagcaccgccattgagcatgaacacaaatccagaggttgacttcgagtcatccacatcactttggaagctagagtcggtatagccttccagtttgagttctcgtcctccataaaccatgaacatattctttgtccttcgcaagtacttaagaatgtccttcacggctttccaatgcatctgaccaggattagactgatatctgctcgtgacactcagagcaaatgctacatccggtctggtagatatcatcccatacatgatactacctatagctgacgcatatggtacatgtgtcatattctctatctctgcatcagtcttgggacacatagacttggatagagaaactccatgacacatgggtagatgtcctctcttggacccatccattgaaaaccgtttcaatatggtatcgatgtaggttgattgagtgagtcctatcattctcttagatctatccctatagatctgtatcccaagaatgtaggatgcctcacccaaatccttcatcgaaaatctacctgataaccatatctttgttgactgcaacatccctacatcattcccaatgagtaggatgtcatcaacataaagtactaagaatgttaccgcatccttaactactttcttgtacacgcaaggttcctccgggttcttgatgaaaccaaaatcttttattgtttcatcaaatttctggttccaacttcttgatgcttgttttagaccataaattgatctctgaagcttgcataccttatgctcgcttcccatggatgtgtacccctcaggctgcttcatatagatttcttccttaatgtctccattaagaaaagcagtcttcacatccatttgccatatctcatagtcataccatgcagctatggcaattaggattcttatggacttgaacattgcaactggtgaaaaggtttcgtcatagtcaactccttgcctttgagtataacctttagccaccaatcgcgccttgtaggtcaataccttaccatcaggcccaagctttcttttgtagatccatttacaccctattggaacaattccatcgggaggatccactaaagtccagacttggttagtatgcatcgaatccaattctgattgcatagcttcaagccataaattcgaatccgcatcagaaattgcttccttgaagcttcttggatcacatccaatgtcgggttcatcttgaccctcttcaagaagaagaccatatcgaactggaggtctagaagtcctctcggatcttctaggtgcaggcgtgtccagcaatggttcctgaggtgtgggatcgttattttgtatttcgggttcttctcgaacttcttcgagttccatcatctcgcctttcttatccaataagaactccttctccaagaaggtggcattccgtgaaacaaacacctttgtttcagcaggataatagaaataatatccgattgaattcttcggataccccacaaaataacacaagctggatcgactatccaacttatctcccactgtccgcttcacgtaagcaggacatccccaaatcctcaagtacgaatacttaggagctttgccattccataactcgtatggtgttttgtccactgctttagtgtggacgttattcaacaacaataccgccgtttcaagcgcatagccccaaaacgaaggtggaagctcagtgaagctcatcatagatcgaaccatgtccaacaaagttcgattacgacgctccgatacaccattaagttgtggtgtcataggaggagtccactgagagagaatcccattctctttcagatagtccaaaaactcggtactcaagtattctccacctcgatccgatcgaagtgctttaatacttttacctagcttgttttctacttcagccttgaattctttgaacttttcaaatgcttcagacttatatttcattaaatataaatacccatacctagaataatcatcagtaaaggtaatgaagtaggtgtggccatgttgagtccctactctaaatggaccacaaacatctgtatggatcaaatccaacagattttgactacgttcaggcttccccttaaaaggagatttagtcattttcccttttaggcaggattcacaagtaggtagagagttaatatcagacatatcaaacatgccctctcccactagcttgttcatcctccttgaggaaatatgacctagtctagcgtgccaaaggtttgccgggttttgactgactatcgattttccttttgtttgttgttgccggtttgtcaatacaattcactggaacgtcttttagttttaaattatatagatcgttttcaagttgtccatttccaattaaacattcattcttgtaaatactgcaaatcccattcacaaaattacaagaataaccatctctatcaagcatagaaatagaaataatgtttttaattaaatctggcacaaataaaacatctctcaacaataatttaaaaccattctgcaaaatcaaacaaacatctccaatggccgtagcttcaactctggaaccattcccgagcctcagctgggtctcacccattctaagcctgcgacttcttgtcatcacctgcaaatcattgcaaatgtgagaaccacatccggtatccaatacccaagaagttgtattaagtgacatgtttatttcgatatagaacataccctttgcagttcccaactgctcaagatactccttgcagttgcgcttccaatgacccggcttcttgcagtaatggcaaacatccttggattttccatcgtttgaagcctttgtcttttgcttcttctcgggttccactttcttgggtggggcagaacgtttcttgcccttcatacttggccccttcttagcagaagatgaggagcccaccaagaaagctggcttatccttcttaagtgtggattcatatgtaacgagcatattgaccatctcttcaagggtggcctctatcttgttcatattaaaatttatcacgaatccatcaaatgaagaaggaagagatagaagcagcaagtccacattgagttcatgctccaacaccaaatcaagggtcgctaacttctgtatgagccaaatcactcgtaccccatgatcacggaccgaagtcccttcacgcatgcggcacgtcatcaactccttaacagtagagaacctttcagccctcgactgagccccaaaaagttccttgagttgcgtgtgaatgtcagcagcattcaccgtgtcctcaaatcgcctctggagttcatcagacatcgaggcttgcatatagcatttggtcttgatgtcatggtcacaccatgcatcaagtttggccaattcctccggacttatgtcagctggtgcttccttcggaggtgctttctctaacacgtagagcattttctccgaagttaagacaatcttcaacttccggaaccattccgtatagttggcgccagtcagcttgttttgttcgaggatcgagaataaaggatttcgcgaattcattgtatgaaatactgaaaaggaaaaacagacatatatcaatgattgtttaacaatttactaagacataaaataggcgaatttaattttatgaatctcactcccactattttaacgatttcaccaccctctagtgaaaacgggaaactttttccttagtgagaacatggagtccaattgacaaacttatggtcccgaataatatcagccaaccataattctcaaaaggtagagcccaattgcttccaaagcaacccccatgtatttacctcatgtccaataagggcccataatatgacgccgtttaaagtgacatgtcaagatgacccatcaatattaagttgtgatggacggtcgccatgtggatcccccaataatatgagccgatcccatgggagttccacccaacttacaacatttgtcgatccaatgtacagcttttcgacggacgggcccccccaataatatgagccggaccgtatccgcgggtagcatcacatacattgaccgttgatggaaggtaggaacatttaaacaatatttaaatttcctttatttatcttgatataaattttaaatcatatttaaaatgagggattttatttataaaaacatttgtctcatcatatttaatttattgcatgcattgccggattcacgcaatttatgtctaaacatgcatacaatcataatatcacatattatataggatgatcgattccatttctaattgacccgtggttgccaatcacgggtcttagtccaatcctaggtaatatgcagtatgcaaatgcaatcctattacatatgcttccaatttacatttcttcagtcttcattgtctgctgggcccaccatcttcaaatcttgatctcccactaaatctaatgtatttacaattaaataacaatgacaagtaggggatacatttttagggggtgggaacgggctataaaccaagcccacttttattacatatgacattcatatcgggccataaaccaggcccattaataaaaccaacaacaataaagacaaaatgtaaattcctaacatacacctacaaaattggtcatggcaatcgatcatccttatccaataacatttaattcaaaattaatttattggataacatgctgtggcaattcaaatttaaacaagataaaatcatattttatatataaaatcacatttcacatataaaatcatattttatctccatatcaaataaaatcatattttatctataaaatccaattttacaaataaaatcatattttatctaatatatcataagatcatatcttatcatcaattgtaccaaaataattgatttcaaaattcaatttacggataaaatattaaaattttccaaaaattcaaatttatccaaaatcaattttaaaatttacggactcgaacaattcgatccgaaatctcgtgaaccaatcaaaaacaatttttgaccggaccaaaaataaaattttaaatattaaaattaaaatatattttttcccgcgggccgcccgggacactcccgggccggcccgcacccggggcgcgggccgggggcagcccggctgcccccttagggcagcgcctggcgccgcccctgggcggcgccgagagccgccctgcgcagcgcccagcgctgcgctgggcggcgccgagcgccgcccctgggcagcgccgagcgctgccctgcgcagcgcccagcgctgcgctgggcagcgcacagcgctgccctgggcggcgccgtttgctgccccaccgggcagcgatccaatcgctgcccgggttttgccccgaaaaaaaaaatttttttattaaaaatatttattttgtttcataaaccgagactcaaaaattttgtacaattgattattcaatcgattgatctgagcaacctggctctgataccactgttggaaaactggcgagttcccagaccaattacgattgatacccggtgcagcggaagtttaaaaatttttcatggaacgtttccatggtgtgggtatcaaccatacaacgattgaattaatgtgtgtgtaaaatttaaataacaattaaataaattttacctcaaatctcgcaacgagattaatggacaccaacagaacaattctgctcttgttgtctctccctggaaccgatgaacgccttcaatcaggtccacgaacagaggtttaatccctctgatagattgcactagaaaatctatcagaagttttctgcgaagagaatacacgaatttgattcgttattccttactgcgattcaaaatcacagaccggaattttctcgggcagagcaggaaggggacggccgaaaattctttgagagagaagggtttcgatttttctgtctcaaaaattatgacctgttgtgtgtaatttctgtactgaaataacttatttataatgcaggccactaacaccttagggcccattagtcataagctggggcccgacaagcaaagcccactcgttcagaaattaatataaaattcatcgtgactccgattgatgaaacgatttcaccaatgtgcacagaaacc includes:
- the LOC140870969 gene encoding uncharacterized protein; amino-acid sequence: MVAHTLLGIVRCDPSYEIKYIIESVKDKYGYQISYTKAWRSLKRAVEIVYGTWKSSVQLLPKYMRVLCKYNIGTIVDWKHLRNNEEIKTLNYCFWAFKPCTNGFPHCRKIISVDGTHLYTKYKHKMFIAVTLDANNQVLPFAFAIVDEETSDSWKWFLENVGRHVVCGKNGVCLISDRHKGIVRAVEDLPYFKPPQGVHRFCLRHVCSNFNSRFKDVHLKDLCWEAGSQHQICKFDATMEAIKNKNILAHRYLDGISKEKWSMAHDGGWRRGVMTTNMFECLNSVLKGARRLPISAIVHLTLLRCVQYFIERVTKGQRMVQENQLWSDYARRKYEE